DNA from Candidatus Margulisiibacteriota bacterium:
TACGGTAAGAAAAATCCAGGCAAATCAGTATATTATTCTCTGGAGTGATCAGAAACTTTTAAGCTTTAATGAACAGGACAAGCTTTTAAATGATGCCCGCGGAAATAGTCTGGATAAACTCCGGAAGTTTGTAGAATCAATTAAAACAAGCGACAGGCCGGCCCAAATAATATTACCGCAAAGGAGTTTTAATATCCGTCAGATAACTCAGATCAAAGAGATAAATATTAATATGCCCAAAGACAGCAAATTTTTTCCTGCTGTCCATCCCTCATTGCCTTTGGGCACAAAATTAAGGGTCTTGAATCCCTCCAAAGACTGGAGTATAGTGGTGCAAATTGTAAAAAATGATAATCTGGGTTTAGAAAACAGCCTGGGATTGAATGCCAGGGCAATAAGTGCTTTAGGATTTGATAATCAGGCTGTTCCGGTGATAAGGACACAACTTTTATGAATAAACAGGTTAGAGTCAGGTTTGCGCCAAGCCCCACGGGAAATCTGCATATCGGCAGCGCCCGTACAGCTCTTTTTAATTTTTTATTTGCCAAATATAAAAAAGGAAAGTTTATTCTGAGAATAGAAGACACAGACCTGCAAAGGTCAAAAAAGGAATATGAAGAAGATATTTTGGCCGGGCTTAAATGGCTGGGTATAGAGTGGGATGAAGGCCCGTTAGTGGGCGGAGATTATGGCCCTTATTATCAAAAAGAACGTTGGCAGCAAGGTATATACAAAAAGTATGCGGACGAACTGGTAAGGGAGGGGAAGGCTTACTATTGTTTCTGTGAACAGCAGAAGGAACAGGATAAAGATGATAACGAAGAACAGCACCAGGTTATGAAATACAGCGGTCATTGCCGAAATTTGTCTGAGCAGGAGGTAATAACCAAACTGGCGCAACACAAGCCCTATGTAGTTCGTTTTAAAGTTCCGGAAGAAGTTCTTACCTTTCATGATCTGGTTAGAGGCGATATCAGTTTTGATATGGCTTTACAGGGAGACATGGTCATACTGAGGTCCGGAGGCATGCCTACATATAATTTCGCTGTGGTTATCGATGATCTGGAAATGCAGATTACACATATTGTCAGGGGAGAAGACCATATCAGCAATACTCCTAAACAAATTCAGCTCTATCAGGCGTTAGGTCATAAGGAACCTGAGTATGCTCATTTATCAATAATCCTTGGGCCGGACAGGGCCAAGCTCAGCAAACGTCATGGCGCTAAATCTGTAAGTGAATTTAAAAATGAAGGGTTTTTAGCTGAAGCTGTGTTCAATTTTTTGTCCGTATTGGGGTGGTCGCATCCTTCGGATAAGGAAATTCTTTCCAGAGAAGAATTATATTCCGGTTACACCCTGGAAAGGGTGAGTAAGAGTAATTCCATTTTTAATCTGGAAAAGTTAATTTGGATGAACGGACAGTATATCCGGGCTTTGGCAAATGACCGGTTGTTTGCGGAGCTTAAACCTTTTATAAAATATAAAATAGATAAATATAATAATGAGCAGTGGTTATCTATCGTCGATT
Protein-coding regions in this window:
- the gltX gene encoding glutamate--tRNA ligase: MNKQVRVRFAPSPTGNLHIGSARTALFNFLFAKYKKGKFILRIEDTDLQRSKKEYEEDILAGLKWLGIEWDEGPLVGGDYGPYYQKERWQQGIYKKYADELVREGKAYYCFCEQQKEQDKDDNEEQHQVMKYSGHCRNLSEQEVITKLAQHKPYVVRFKVPEEVLTFHDLVRGDISFDMALQGDMVILRSGGMPTYNFAVVIDDLEMQITHIVRGEDHISNTPKQIQLYQALGHKEPEYAHLSIILGPDRAKLSKRHGAKSVSEFKNEGFLAEAVFNFLSVLGWSHPSDKEILSREELYSGYTLERVSKSNSIFNLEKLIWMNGQYIRALANDRLFAELKPFIKYKIDKYNNEQWLSIVDSVKEKLSLLTDINEQIAVYFEENISYQNEQHDVGVLEILSDYMDLLAKSSFTIEELTQITNDFVKERKISKGQLFHGLRYAVTAQPKGPALFKLLHVLGKDITCKRIKEFLSYAQSNSRT